In Helianthus annuus cultivar XRQ/B chromosome 9, HanXRQr2.0-SUNRISE, whole genome shotgun sequence, the following are encoded in one genomic region:
- the LOC110879547 gene encoding 50S ribosomal protein L31, chloroplastic gives MALSLSNSFLQRNSPPPLSIKKLAADTSPNQPRWTCRKKDIHPEFYDDAKVYCSGEHVLTTGGTKKEYVVDVWSGNHPFYLGSRSANLIDADQVEKFRKKFGGDGGLDQFMQIPTLKGEIIIPPKRKAAGKGKKK, from the exons ATGGCACTAAGCCTATCCAACTCCTTCCTCCAAAGAAACTCTCCGCCACCACTCTCCATCAAAAAG TTGGCAGCAGACACATCCCCAAATCAACCACGGTGGACATGCCGGAAGAAAGACATCCACCCGGAATTCTACGATGACGCCAAGGTCTACTGCAGCGGAGAACATGTTCTTACGACCGGAGGTACGAAGAAAGAGTACGTGGTTGATGTGTGGTCCGGCAACCACCCGTTTTATTTAGGAAGTCGGTCTGCAAACCTGATTGATGCCGATCAGGTTGAGAAGTTCCGTAAGAAGTTCGGTGGAGATGGTGGGTTGGATCAGTTTATGCAGATTCCGACGCTCAAGGGTGAGATTATTATTCCACCTAAACGGAAAGCTGCCGGTAAAGGCAAGAAGAAGTAA